Proteins from a single region of Corylus avellana chromosome ca11, CavTom2PMs-1.0:
- the LOC132165287 gene encoding E3 ubiquitin-protein ligase PRT1-like: MEDLTLHDDVESEEIYEPFLCCVCQDLLFKPIVLSCGHISCFWCVHNSMSGRHESRCPLCGHPYYHFPTICQMLHVLLLKMYPVAYKKRENITLEEEVKRGVFSPQCNAQACVHRGDPASFSTMDFESNSSSDPSSTRKGEPYTNRELLLSDSLFQDCGTCTLIETSDGNSDVIRNVAIEEKNCKQVSVADVLCSACKQLLYHPVVLNCGHVYCESCVIIPAGEMLKCHVCQALHPKGFPKVCLVLDQFLEEQFPKEYVLRRDAVQLKHVDFEHKSVTICSSSAEAGKQGENLLQSHTRSNIHLGVGCDSCGIFPILGDRYRCKDCVEKIGFDLCGDCYNTQSKLPGRFNQKHTPEHKFELVRPNFRNMLGLMAIEHEDNSLLIDTDASEDSENGSPAPGSPSSAQENAESDWAATSAPTDGGEDQTGSQSTT, encoded by the exons ATGGAAGATCTAACCCTGCACGACGACGTCGAATCAGAGGAAATCTACGAGCCCTTTTTATGCTGCGTTTGCCA GGATCTTCTGTTCAAGCCCATAGTGCTGT CTTGTGGTCATATTTCATGTTTCTGGTGTGTCCATAATTCCATGAGTGGCCGGCATGAGTCTCGTTGTCCACTTTGTGGGCATCCCTATTATCACTTTCCTACCATCTGTCAGATGCTTCATGTTTTGCTCTTGAAGATGTATCCTGTTGCCTAtaagaaaagggaaaatataACTCTAG AAGAGGAAGTGAAAAGAGGTGTCTTTTCACCACAGTGTAATGCTCAAGCATGTGTTCATCGGGGTGATCCAGCCTCTTTCTCTACCATGGATTTTGAGTCAAACTCATCTTCAGACCCTTCTTCCACCAGGAAAGGGGAGCCTTATACAAATCGGGAGCTTTTGTTGTCCGATTCACTTTTCCAAGATTGTGGCACATGTACTCTGATAGAAACCTCTGATGGGAATTCTGATGTAATCAGGAATGTGGCTATTGAAGAAAAGAATTGCAAGCAGGTTTCAGTTGCTGATGTGCTGTGTTCTGCATGCAAGCAACTACTATACCATCCTGTGGTTCTTAACTGTGGCCATG TATATTGTGAAAGTTGTGTCATCATCCCTGCCGGTGAGATGCTTAAATGCCATGTTTGTCAAGCCTTGCATCCAAAAGGATTTCCAAAAGTGTGTCTGGTGCTTGATCAGTTCTTGGAGGAACAATTTCCTAAAGAATATGTGCTGAGAAGAGATGCTGTTCAGCTCAAACATGTTGATTTCGAACACAAGAGTGTGACGATCT GTTCCAGTTCCGCCGAAGCTGGTAAACAAGGAGAGAATTTACTGCAGTCTCATACTCGCTCAAACATTCATTTAGGAGTTGGTTGTGATTCTTGTGGG ATTTTTCCCATACTTGGGGATAGATACAGGTGCAAAGATTGTGTGGAGAAAATTGGTTTTGACCTTTGTGGTGATTGTTACAATACGCAGTCCAAGCTTCCAGGGAGGTTCAATCAAAAGCATACCCCAGAACACAAGTTTGAGCTTGTAAGGCCCAACTTTCGTAATATGTTGGGGCTGATGGCTATAGAGCACGAGGACAACTCTCTTTTAATTGATACTGATGCCTCAGAGGATTCGGAAAATGGATCTCCTGCTCCTGGCTCACCCAGTAGTGCTCAGGAGAATGCTGAGAGCGATTGGGCTGCTACTAGTGCCCCCACTGATGGTGGAGAGGATCAAACTGGTTCTCAGTCAACCACTTAA
- the LOC132166680 gene encoding E3 ubiquitin-protein ligase PRT1-like → MEDLTLHNDVESEEIYEPFYCCVCLDLLFKPIVLSCGHISCFWCVHNSMSGRHESRCPLCRHPYYHFPTICQMLHVLLLKMYPVAYKKRENITLEEEVERGVFSPQCNAQACVHQGDPTSFSTMDFESNSSSDPSSTRKGEPYTNQELLLSDSLFQNCGTCTLIEISDGNSDVIRNVAIEEKNCKQVSVADVLCSACKQLLYHPVVLNCGHVYCESCVIIPTGEMLKCHVCQTLHPKGFPKVCLVLDQFLEEQFPKEYVLRRDAVQLKQVDFEHKKLTICSSSSEAGKQGENLLQSHTRSNIHLGVGCDSCGIFPILGDRYRCKDCVEIIGFDLCGDCYNTRSKLPGRFNQQHTPEHKFELVRPFRNMLGLMAIELEDNSLLIDTDASEDSENGSPAPGSPSSAQENAESDWAATSASTDGGEDQTGSQSTT, encoded by the exons GGATCTTCTGTTCAAGCCCATAGTGCTGT CTTGTGGTCATATTTCATGTTTCTGGTGTGTCCATAATTCCATGAGTGGCCGGCATGAGTCTCGTTGTCCACTTTGTAGGCATCCCTATTATCACTTTCCTACCATCTGTCAGATGCTTCATGTTTTGCTATTGAAGATGTATCCTGTTGCTTAtaagaaaagggaaaatataACTCTAG AAGAGGAAGTGGAAAGAGGTGTCTTTTCACCACAGTGTAATGCTCAAGCATGTGTTCATCAGGGTGATCCAACCTCTTTCTCTACCATGGATTTTGAGTCAAACTCATCTTCAGACCCTTCTTCCACCAGGAAAGGGGAGCCTTATACAAATCAGGAGCTTTTGTTGTCCGATTCACTTTTCCAAAATTGTGGCACATGTACTCTGATAGAAATCTCTGATGGGAATTCTGATGTAATCAGGAATGTGGCTATCGAAGAAAAGAATTGCAAGCAGGTTTCAGTTGCTGATGTGCTGTGTTCTGCATGCAAGCAACTACTATACCATCCTGTGGTTCTTAACTGTGGCCATG TATATTGCGAAAGCTGTGTCATCATCCCCACCGGTGAGATGCTTAAATGTCATGTTTGTCAAACCTTGCATCCAAAAGGATTTCCAAAAGTTTGTCTGGTGCTTGATCAGTTCTTGGAGGAACAATTTCCTAAAGAATATGTGCTGAGAAGAGATGCTGTTCAGCTCAAACAAGTTGATTTCGAACACAAGAAGCTGACGATCT GTTCCAGTTCCTCCGAAGCTGGTAAACAAGGAGAGAATTTACTGCAGTCTCATACTCGCTCAAACATTCATTTAGGAGTCGGTTGTGATTCTTGTGGG ATTTTTCCCATACTTGGGGATAGATACAGGTGCAAAGATTGTGTGGAGATAATTGGTTTTGACCTTTGTGGTGATTGTTACAATACGCGATCCAAGCTTCCAGGGAGGTTCAATCAGCAGCATACCCCAGAACACAAGTTTGAGCTTGTAAGGCCCTTTCGTAATATGTTGGGGCTGATGGCTATTGAGCTCGAGGACAACTCTCTTTTAATTGATACTGATGCCTCAGAGGACTCGGAAAATGGATCTCCTGCTCCTGGTTCACCCAGTAGTGCTCAGGAGAATGCTGAGAGCGATTGGGCTGCTACTAGTGCCTCCACTGATGGTGGAGAGGATCAAACTGGTTCTCAGTCAACCACTTAA